In Saprospiraceae bacterium, the sequence GCAAAAATGAACCATCAGAGGCAGTTCACACCCCACAACTTTCCAGGTTTGTCGCAGCCAATTCAGATCCTGAAGCTATTATGATAGCTGACGCTGCTATCGAGGCATGTGGAGGCACCGAAGCCTGGAATGCAGTCAAGGGGTTAAAGTGGAATTTTTTCGGCAGAAGGTGGCTTCTCTGGGATAAAGAAAATCAACATGTCAGGATCGACAATACTCAAAATGATACCAAATTATTGCTCGACCTCAAAACAATGAAAGGCAGGGTTTACAAAGACGGGAAAGAATGGACTGAACCCGACACAGTGCAAAAATATACTAATATGGCTTATAAGCAGTGGATCAATGATATGTATTGGCTAGTCGCTCCGCTCAAAATAAAAGATGAAGGTGTCAGGCTGCGCTACCTGGGAGAAGACACTACCCAGACAGGTATAGCATCAGATGTGATAGAGCTAAAATTTGATAGTGTAGGGGTGACGCCTCAGAATATGTATAAACTATGGGTGGGTAAAAACAGCAAACTGGTCGCACAATGGGCCTATTATTCAGATGCCACTGATTCGGTACCTTCAATGATTACGCCTTTTGACAATTACCTTCGGTACGGCAATGTTTTCATATCCGGTGACAGGGGAGGCAAGCGTCAACTTACCGGAATCAAAGTATTTGAAGAATTACCAAAGGAGTGGTTTGAAAATTTTGACGCACTTGATTTTGAACATCTTTAATTTGAACGATAGCTTTAATCACTAATCAATAATCCTTATGAATCGTATTATCCTTATATGCACTTTTGGGCTGGCCATCAGTTTCTTTAGTTGTAAACCAAAAGCCAAAATGGCGCCATCAGTGAGCGTCACCACAGAAGAAATCATGGATAGCCTGGTCACCGAAAGCATCAAAGACCCTATTCAGCTTTCTTTAGAAAAATATGTCAAGGTAGATCTCAAAACCGACTTAAGTAAACTGACAGAAAAGGAAAAACTAATGATTCCGCTGATGATCAAGGCAGCTAAAATCATGGATGATATATTTTGGATGGAAGCCTATGGCGACAAAAGTGCCTTATTGGATTCGATTTCAGATCTGCGGTACAGAGAGTTTGCGGCCATCAATTATGGTCCATGGGATCGACTAGATGGCAACAAACCATTTATGGATGGGGTGATGCCAAAAGCAGCGGGTGCAGGATTTTACCCTAAGGATATCACCAAGGATGAATTTGATATAGCGACTTTAAAGGATAAAAAGGGACTCTATTCTATGGTCACCAGGGATACCAAAGGTAAATTGATGACAGTGCCCTACCATGTTTATTTTAAAGATCAGGTCAAAGAAGCATCTGATCTGGTCAAACAAGCTGCAGCATTGGCCGAAGATGCAGGCCTGAAAAAATATCTATCCTTAAGGGCCGAAGCGCTCTTGACAGATGATTACAAAGCCAGTGACCTGGCATGGATGGATATGAAAGACAATACACTGGACATGGTCATAGGTCCAATAGAAAGTTATGAGGACCAGTTGTATGGCTACCGAGCTTCGCATGAAGCTTTCGTATTAGTAAAAGATCAGGAATGGAGTAAAAGGCTTGCCAAATTTGCAACGATGCTGCCCGGTCTCCAGGAAGGTATACCTGTCGATGCCAAATACAAAAAAGAAAAACCAGGTACAGCCTCTGACTTAAACGCATATGACGCCATCTATTATGCCGGTGATTGCAATTCAGGGAGTAAGACGATTGCAATCAACTTACCTAATGATGAAACCGTTCAGTTAAAAAAAGGGACAAGGCGCCTGCAGTTAAAGAACACCATCGAAGCCAAATTTGAGACTATCCTAAAGCCTATGGCAGACCTATTGATAGCGGCTGATCAGCGAAAAAATATCAATGGAGAGGCTTTTTTCTCCAACGTGATGTTTCATGAAGTCGCCCATGGATTGGGAATAAAAAATACGATCAATGGTAAGGGCACAGTGAGAGAAGCGCTTAAGGAAAATTATGCTGCTCTGGAAGAAGGCAAAGCAGATGTATTAGGACTCTATATGATCCAACAGCTGCATAAGCAAGGGGAGATCACGGGAGATATGCAAGATTATATCGTGACTTTCGTAGCCAGTATCTTTCGATCTATTCGTTTTGGAGCTTCCAGCGCTCATGGCAAAGCCAATCTTTTGAGGTTTAATTATTTTAAAGAACAAGGAGCTATAGTGAGGGGAGCTGACGGTACCTATTCAGTTGACTTCACAAAGTTTGATAACGCGGTAGAAGGTCTGACGAAACTGATATTGCAAATACAGGGAGATGGTGATTATGAAGGTCTTTCCAAACTCATGAGTGAAAAGTGCATTTTGTCCGATGAATTAAAAGCTGATTTGGACCGATTAGCAAAAGCCAATATCCCGGTGGATATTATTTTTAATCAGGGTCTTGAAACGCTAG encodes:
- a CDS encoding Zn-dependent hydrolase, coding for MNRIILICTFGLAISFFSCKPKAKMAPSVSVTTEEIMDSLVTESIKDPIQLSLEKYVKVDLKTDLSKLTEKEKLMIPLMIKAAKIMDDIFWMEAYGDKSALLDSISDLRYREFAAINYGPWDRLDGNKPFMDGVMPKAAGAGFYPKDITKDEFDIATLKDKKGLYSMVTRDTKGKLMTVPYHVYFKDQVKEASDLVKQAAALAEDAGLKKYLSLRAEALLTDDYKASDLAWMDMKDNTLDMVIGPIESYEDQLYGYRASHEAFVLVKDQEWSKRLAKFATMLPGLQEGIPVDAKYKKEKPGTASDLNAYDAIYYAGDCNSGSKTIAINLPNDETVQLKKGTRRLQLKNTIEAKFETILKPMADLLIAADQRKNINGEAFFSNVMFHEVAHGLGIKNTINGKGTVREALKENYAALEEGKADVLGLYMIQQLHKQGEITGDMQDYIVTFVASIFRSIRFGASSAHGKANLLRFNYFKEQGAIVRGADGTYSVDFTKFDNAVEGLTKLILQIQGDGDYEGLSKLMSEKCILSDELKADLDRLAKANIPVDIIFNQGLETLGLIEQ